A single region of the Pseudanabaena sp. FACHB-2040 genome encodes:
- a CDS encoding TolC family protein has product MRDTFHRYLMTLGLGTAIAVLPYMRPASAESGSAPAAGPLPPPQDSAQTGLPGSEPVSLEPVKQTIEPEVLLPRIDLQQVPRTRVTPALDPAETPLPLEADAVNTPSQQPETEPLEAEGEPLAPTVTGQPTTIPPTSSALDPEANPLLLPTRPGEVSITEAQAITLEQAIELSARNNQELQIALLELERSQAALREAQADRLPGVNLSASLTAQEGQSSDFSPTTGQITSGSQINTTLSSGVEVSYDLYTG; this is encoded by the coding sequence ATGCGAGACACCTTTCACCGTTATTTGATGACTCTGGGGCTGGGAACTGCGATCGCAGTGCTGCCTTACATGAGGCCTGCTTCAGCTGAGTCCGGTTCAGCCCCTGCTGCTGGCCCCCTACCTCCGCCCCAGGATTCTGCTCAGACTGGATTGCCCGGTTCTGAACCAGTTTCTCTAGAGCCAGTGAAACAGACGATTGAGCCAGAGGTGCTGTTGCCCCGCATTGATCTGCAGCAGGTGCCCAGAACTAGGGTTACCCCTGCCCTGGATCCTGCCGAAACCCCCCTTCCTTTAGAGGCAGATGCCGTAAACACGCCATCACAGCAGCCGGAAACCGAGCCTTTGGAAGCTGAGGGAGAACCGCTTGCCCCTACCGTAACGGGGCAGCCTACAACAATCCCACCGACCTCTTCAGCCCTCGACCCCGAGGCCAACCCACTGCTGCTGCCGACTCGACCTGGGGAAGTGAGCATCACAGAGGCTCAGGCCATCACCCTAGAGCAGGCTATTGAGCTGTCTGCCCGCAACAACCAAGAGCTGCAAATCGCCCTGCTCGAACTTGAGCGCAGCCAGGCCGCCCTGCGAGAAGCCCAAGCCGACCGCCTGCCCGGCGTCAACCTCTCTGCTTCGCTAACCGCTCAGGAGGGGCAGTCCTCCGACTTTTCTCCCACCACCGGGCAAATCACCAGCGGCAGCCAGATCAACACCACCCTCAGTAGCGGCGTCGAAGTCTCCTACGACCTCTATACCGG
- a CDS encoding TIGR03279 family radical SAM protein, producing MSTQSIRPALITRVLPDSIAEEIGFEPGDRLVSINGQQPRDLIDYRFLSADEELALEVLDAQGKTHRIEIEKDIDDDLGLEFDTALFDGLIQCNNRCPFCFIDQQPPGKRQTLYLKDDDYRLSFLYGSYLTLTNLLPAEWERIAQLRLSPLYVSVHATEPAVRERLLKNSRAGQILSQLEWFQQQRLQIHAQVVVCPGINDDEHLETTLRDLAQFHAGEVPAVASAAVVPVGLTRFRPEEDELVPVTPAKAQEVIAQVQQLQAEFQAQLGSTFVWLADEWFLIAGVDLPPESHYEDYPQIGNGVGSIRQFLLQLEAAAEDLPDQVTPPRTLTWVVGNAVEKAFQPILQRLNAVEGLTVRLAAISSNYWGQDISVTGLLTGQDLLGSLSGQPLGDAILLPSVMLKQGDSGRPEDMLFLDDLSLAEVSQRLGCPIYPVDDVDALILACQDIEPLDSSRQLQPAAGYWTPT from the coding sequence ATGAGCACTCAATCCATTCGTCCCGCCCTGATTACCCGTGTGCTGCCTGACTCAATTGCTGAAGAAATTGGGTTTGAGCCGGGGGATCGGCTGGTTTCGATTAACGGGCAGCAACCCCGCGACCTGATCGACTATCGCTTTCTCAGTGCCGATGAGGAACTGGCTCTGGAGGTATTAGACGCCCAGGGCAAAACCCACCGCATTGAGATCGAAAAAGACATCGACGACGATCTGGGCCTAGAGTTTGACACGGCTCTGTTCGATGGGCTGATCCAGTGCAACAATCGCTGCCCTTTTTGCTTTATTGATCAGCAGCCTCCGGGCAAGCGCCAGACGCTTTACCTGAAGGACGATGACTACCGGCTGAGCTTTCTCTACGGCAGTTACCTGACGCTGACCAACCTGCTGCCCGCGGAGTGGGAGCGGATCGCTCAGCTGCGGCTTTCTCCGCTCTATGTTTCGGTGCACGCTACAGAACCGGCGGTGCGAGAACGGCTGCTGAAAAACTCGCGAGCGGGGCAGATTTTGTCCCAATTGGAGTGGTTTCAGCAGCAGCGGCTGCAGATCCATGCTCAGGTGGTAGTTTGTCCCGGTATTAACGATGACGAGCACCTAGAAACGACGCTGCGCGATCTGGCTCAGTTTCATGCGGGAGAAGTGCCAGCGGTGGCGTCGGCAGCGGTGGTGCCGGTGGGGCTAACTCGGTTTCGGCCTGAGGAGGATGAGCTGGTGCCGGTGACGCCCGCCAAAGCCCAGGAGGTGATCGCCCAGGTGCAGCAGCTCCAGGCGGAGTTTCAGGCGCAGCTCGGCAGCACCTTTGTCTGGCTGGCAGACGAGTGGTTTTTGATTGCGGGGGTTGATTTGCCCCCTGAGAGCCACTATGAAGACTATCCTCAGATCGGCAATGGCGTTGGCTCGATCCGGCAGTTTCTGCTGCAGCTTGAGGCGGCGGCTGAGGATCTGCCCGATCAGGTGACGCCACCTCGAACGCTCACTTGGGTAGTGGGCAATGCCGTTGAAAAAGCCTTTCAGCCAATCTTGCAGCGGTTGAACGCGGTTGAGGGGTTAACCGTGCGGCTGGCTGCGATCTCAAGCAACTACTGGGGCCAAGACATTTCAGTAACGGGCCTATTGACCGGACAAGATCTGCTGGGATCGCTCTCGGGTCAACCGCTGGGAGATGCCATACTGCTGCCGTCGGTCATGCTGAAACAGGGAGATTCGGGTCGCCCTGAGGATATGCTCTTTTTGGATGATTTGAGCTTGGCTGAGGTTAGCCAACGGCTGGGCTGTCCGATTTACCCCGTTGATGATGTAGACGCTCTAATTCTTGCCTGCCAAGACATTGAGCCCCTGGATTCGTCGCGGCAGCTGCAGCCAGCAGCAGGTTACTGGACACCGACTTAA
- a CDS encoding undecaprenyl-diphosphate phosphatase, whose translation MTGPWALLLQVAEPAELSKQMSVFQAAMLGIVQGLTEFLPISSTAHLKVVPVALGWGDPGVAFTAVIQLGSIAAILWYFWDDLTQVTVKMVQAAKRSDYASPDFRVGLGIFLGTLPIVICGLLIKALVPDFDNSPLRNSSTIAQMSIIMALLLAGAEWLGKRKRNFNDLDLRDGVGMGFAQALSLIPGVSRSGSTLTAGLFLGLERAAAARFSFLLGIPAITLAGLVELKNMFDAGTSSVGWLPLIVGTLVSAIASYISIDWLLRFLKQRSTWVFVWYRLAFGVAILAAIATGRMQNI comes from the coding sequence ATGACTGGCCCCTGGGCTCTTTTGCTACAAGTGGCTGAGCCGGCTGAGCTCAGCAAGCAAATGTCTGTGTTTCAAGCTGCCATGCTGGGCATTGTGCAGGGATTGACTGAGTTTTTGCCGATCAGCAGTACAGCTCACCTCAAGGTTGTTCCAGTAGCTCTGGGCTGGGGCGATCCGGGCGTGGCCTTTACGGCGGTGATTCAGCTGGGCAGTATAGCAGCGATTCTCTGGTACTTCTGGGACGATTTGACTCAGGTTACGGTGAAGATGGTGCAGGCTGCAAAGCGCTCTGATTATGCTTCACCAGACTTTCGGGTAGGCCTAGGCATTTTTCTGGGAACGCTGCCGATCGTAATTTGCGGGCTGCTGATTAAAGCTTTGGTGCCGGATTTCGACAACTCTCCTCTGCGCAACAGCTCTACTATTGCCCAGATGTCTATCATTATGGCGCTGTTGCTGGCGGGCGCTGAATGGTTGGGAAAACGCAAGCGCAATTTTAACGACTTAGATCTACGGGATGGCGTGGGTATGGGCTTTGCTCAGGCGCTGTCGCTGATTCCGGGGGTGTCTCGTTCGGGTTCAACGCTGACGGCAGGCCTGTTTCTGGGGCTAGAGCGGGCGGCTGCAGCTCGATTTTCGTTCCTGCTAGGAATTCCGGCGATTACCTTAGCTGGCCTAGTGGAATTGAAAAATATGTTTGATGCTGGCACTAGCTCTGTGGGTTGGCTGCCTCTGATAGTGGGGACTTTGGTGTCTGCGATCGCATCTTACATCTCTATCGACTGGCTGCTGCGTTTTCTCAAGCAGCGCTCTACCTGGGTTTTTGTGTGGTACCGGCTGGCCTTTGGCGTTGCAATTTTGGCTGCGATCGCAACCGGACGAATGCAGAACATCTAA
- a CDS encoding DUF3120 domain-containing protein: protein MTPLKGSLLRGWFDLTSRQVQVLAAAVGLVVLPVFFQAPLVRVFPWLSLALTGAWLGLGLWLMQRPRGRVWGDLLVGFTWTWLAGSLYWGWLRWEPMVHLPVEALALPIVVLCLRRGWGRVGGYFYLGSLLGTAVTDLYTNWMGLFPSWRQLMAVDPEFVPVVLREAAGLLGTPVAGYRAAFLVFFLISAGVIPLLYSRQLIWWAFGGAVLSTLLVDGLFFLSAALA from the coding sequence ATGACCCCCCTAAAAGGGTCTCTTCTACGAGGGTGGTTTGACCTCACCAGCCGCCAGGTGCAGGTTCTAGCCGCTGCTGTTGGCCTGGTTGTGCTTCCTGTTTTCTTCCAAGCTCCGCTGGTACGGGTCTTTCCCTGGCTGAGTCTGGCTTTGACAGGAGCCTGGTTAGGGCTGGGCCTTTGGCTAATGCAGCGTCCGCGGGGCCGAGTCTGGGGAGATCTTCTAGTGGGCTTTACTTGGACTTGGCTAGCCGGGTCGCTCTATTGGGGCTGGCTCCGCTGGGAACCCATGGTGCATCTGCCTGTTGAAGCGCTAGCTCTGCCCATTGTTGTGCTTTGCCTGAGGCGAGGCTGGGGGCGAGTGGGTGGCTACTTTTACCTAGGCTCTCTTTTAGGAACGGCAGTAACCGATCTCTACACCAATTGGATGGGCCTGTTTCCTTCCTGGCGTCAGCTGATGGCGGTCGATCCAGAATTTGTGCCCGTGGTCTTAAGAGAAGCTGCCGGCTTGCTAGGAACCCCCGTAGCTGGGTACCGCGCGGCCTTTCTGGTCTTCTTTTTAATCAGCGCTGGCGTCATTCCTCTGCTTTACTCCAGACAACTCATCTGGTGGGCCTTTGGTGGAGCTGTGCTGAGCACGCTTCTGGTAGACGGGCTGTTTTTTCTGTCAGCGGCCTTGGCTTGA
- a CDS encoding FHA domain-containing protein: MTLKPGPYLVLQTESGSRHLSLIGSNCWTIGRSDDNNFVLPDRWISRNHAMLQCMENGEFYLIDLGSRNGSFVNGRRVSVPVTLQNGDALTFGQTELQFYCPAPEPALPNSASIARADSQDFTATATLHIRRLISVMVVDIRDFTIMTRQIDEKVLSEAIGTWFRRAGEIIGQYGSWVDKYIGDAVMAVWIHGAKGVDPAEMVQIIQAMSALAKMTSTLHEQFPLPFPLRIGAGLNTGFAMVGNAGTGDRPDYTALGDTVNAAFRFETSTKQLGLDIALGETTYQYLEGLGASEQFFKRYTVAMKGYEMPIIAHAGTFSDLDRFLKTHNTLG, translated from the coding sequence GTGACTCTCAAACCCGGCCCTTACCTGGTCCTTCAAACTGAATCTGGCAGTCGCCATTTATCGTTGATCGGAAGCAACTGCTGGACTATTGGCCGCAGTGATGACAACAACTTTGTCCTTCCCGATCGCTGGATTTCGCGCAACCACGCCATGCTGCAATGCATGGAGAACGGCGAGTTTTACCTAATTGATTTGGGCAGCCGCAATGGCTCTTTTGTCAACGGCCGTCGAGTTAGCGTGCCGGTGACGCTGCAAAACGGTGACGCCCTGACCTTTGGGCAGACAGAGCTACAGTTTTATTGCCCTGCCCCCGAACCGGCCCTGCCAAATTCCGCCAGTATTGCCAGAGCAGATTCGCAAGACTTTACAGCCACGGCTACACTGCACATTCGTCGCCTAATTTCGGTCATGGTGGTCGACATCCGCGACTTCACCATCATGACCCGGCAGATCGACGAGAAAGTTCTCTCAGAGGCGATTGGCACCTGGTTTCGGCGGGCCGGAGAGATCATCGGTCAGTACGGCAGCTGGGTGGATAAATATATTGGCGATGCCGTCATGGCCGTTTGGATTCATGGGGCCAAAGGGGTAGACCCGGCGGAGATGGTGCAAATCATTCAGGCAATGAGTGCCCTGGCAAAGATGACTAGCACCCTGCACGAGCAATTTCCCCTACCCTTTCCCCTGCGGATTGGAGCGGGTCTCAATACCGGCTTTGCGATGGTGGGCAACGCTGGCACCGGCGATCGCCCTGACTACACAGCGCTGGGAGACACCGTCAATGCGGCCTTCCGCTTCGAAACTTCTACAAAACAGTTGGGCCTCGATATCGCTTTGGGTGAAACGACCTATCAGTACTTAGAAGGGCTAGGGGCCAGTGAACAGTTCTTCAAGCGCTACACAGTTGCCATGAAGGGCTATGAAATGCCGATCATTGCCCACGCAGGCACCTTCTCTGACCTGGATCGATTCCTCAAGACGCACAACACGCTGGGTTGA
- the purL gene encoding phosphoribosylformylglycinamidine synthase subunit PurL: protein MTASSAAPFSPDEIASEGLKPGEYEEIVRRLGRHPNRAELGMFGVMWSEHCCYKNSRPLLKQFPTEGPRILVGPGENAGVIDAGEGLRVAFKIESHNHPSAVEPFQGAATGVGGILRDIFTMGARPIAALNSLRFGDLGDARTRRIFTGVVSGIAHYGNCFGVPTVGGEVFFDPAYTGNPLVNAMAIGLMETPDIVKSGASGIGNPVLYVGSTTGRDGMGGASFASAELSDESEADRPAVQVGDPFLEKSLVEACLEAFKTGAVVAAQDMGAAGITCSTSEMAAKGGVGIELDLDLIPVRETGMVPYEYLLSESQERMLFVGQKGREQELIEIFERWGLQAVVAGTVIEEPIVRILFKGETAAEIPALALAEDTPIYHRELLAEPPDYAQQAWAWTMDQLPHCSLSGTSVKGTPLTWNEVLLKLLDSPTIASKRWVYRQYDHQVQNNTVLWPGGGDAAVIRLRPLEEEPGDLGSKGNRNRGLAATVDCNSRYVYLNPYEGAKAAVAEAARNLSCVGAEPLAVTDNLNFGSPEKPIGYWQLAEACRGLADACRAFETPVTGGNVSLYNETLDSQGNPQPIYPTPVVGMVGLIEDLAVTCGQGWQQEDDVIYLLGVKLEEGEQAAVEDRSLVTLGGSEYLAAVQGQVTGHPPVVDMDLEKRVQAACRYGIGQGWVQSAHDAAEGGVAIALAEACISGGLGAEITLPVDSTYAGRWDALLFGEGGARILVSVKPEAIEAWEHYLETHLQTAWQRLGRVQAPKSSLTLSTLDSKPVLAASLSTMAETWETAIERRLTA from the coding sequence ATGACCGCTTCTTCTGCCGCTCCGTTTTCCCCCGATGAAATCGCTTCAGAAGGCCTGAAGCCAGGGGAATACGAAGAAATTGTTCGCCGGCTGGGCCGCCACCCCAACCGGGCGGAGCTGGGTATGTTTGGCGTGATGTGGTCGGAGCACTGCTGCTACAAAAATTCTCGCCCCCTGCTCAAGCAGTTTCCTACCGAAGGCCCGCGAATTTTAGTGGGACCAGGGGAAAATGCTGGGGTCATAGATGCTGGAGAGGGCCTGCGGGTTGCCTTTAAGATCGAATCTCACAACCACCCTTCAGCAGTAGAGCCTTTTCAGGGCGCAGCCACAGGGGTTGGCGGCATTTTGCGAGACATTTTCACCATGGGCGCTAGGCCCATTGCTGCTCTAAACTCGCTGCGGTTTGGCGATTTGGGCGATGCCCGCACCCGTCGCATCTTCACCGGAGTCGTTTCGGGGATTGCCCACTACGGCAACTGCTTTGGGGTACCGACGGTAGGCGGGGAGGTGTTCTTTGACCCGGCCTACACCGGCAATCCGCTGGTTAATGCGATGGCGATTGGCCTGATGGAGACACCGGATATCGTGAAGTCAGGGGCCTCTGGTATTGGCAACCCAGTGCTGTACGTAGGCTCTACGACTGGGCGAGACGGTATGGGCGGGGCTAGTTTTGCCAGTGCCGAGCTGAGCGATGAGTCGGAGGCTGATCGGCCTGCAGTGCAGGTAGGCGATCCCTTTCTAGAGAAGTCTTTGGTAGAAGCTTGCCTGGAAGCCTTTAAGACCGGGGCTGTGGTGGCAGCGCAGGATATGGGAGCGGCGGGTATCACCTGCTCCACGTCAGAAATGGCGGCTAAGGGTGGAGTCGGCATTGAGCTAGACCTTGATCTGATTCCGGTGCGGGAGACTGGCATGGTGCCCTATGAATACCTGCTCTCCGAATCTCAAGAGCGCATGCTGTTTGTCGGGCAAAAAGGTCGGGAGCAGGAGCTTATTGAGATCTTTGAGCGCTGGGGGCTGCAGGCTGTGGTTGCCGGAACGGTGATCGAAGAGCCGATTGTTCGCATTCTCTTTAAAGGGGAAACTGCCGCCGAAATTCCGGCCCTGGCCCTGGCTGAAGACACGCCGATTTATCACCGCGAGCTGCTGGCTGAGCCGCCTGACTATGCCCAGCAGGCTTGGGCCTGGACAATGGATCAGCTGCCCCATTGCTCACTGTCGGGAACCTCGGTTAAGGGCACCCCTCTAACCTGGAATGAAGTGCTGCTAAAGTTGCTGGACAGCCCCACGATTGCCTCCAAGCGCTGGGTTTACCGGCAGTACGACCATCAGGTGCAAAATAATACGGTGCTGTGGCCAGGGGGCGGTGATGCCGCTGTGATTCGGCTGCGGCCTCTTGAGGAGGAGCCAGGGGATCTGGGGAGCAAGGGAAACAGAAACCGGGGGCTAGCGGCGACCGTAGACTGCAATTCTCGCTATGTCTATCTCAATCCCTACGAGGGGGCTAAGGCAGCAGTAGCCGAAGCGGCCCGCAACCTCAGCTGTGTGGGCGCAGAGCCCCTGGCAGTTACCGACAACCTGAACTTTGGCAGCCCCGAAAAGCCGATTGGCTACTGGCAGCTAGCCGAAGCCTGTCGGGGGTTGGCCGACGCTTGCCGTGCCTTTGAGACGCCCGTAACCGGCGGTAACGTCTCTCTCTACAACGAGACGCTAGACAGCCAAGGCAATCCGCAGCCAATTTACCCCACTCCAGTCGTGGGCATGGTGGGGCTGATTGAAGATTTGGCGGTGACCTGCGGCCAAGGTTGGCAGCAGGAAGACGACGTGATTTATCTGCTGGGCGTCAAGCTAGAAGAGGGGGAGCAGGCGGCTGTAGAGGACCGCTCCCTGGTGACGCTGGGTGGATCAGAGTATTTGGCGGCGGTACAGGGCCAGGTGACAGGGCATCCGCCAGTTGTGGATATGGATCTGGAGAAGCGAGTTCAGGCAGCCTGCCGCTACGGGATTGGTCAAGGCTGGGTGCAGTCGGCCCACGATGCAGCGGAGGGTGGAGTTGCGATCGCACTAGCCGAAGCCTGCATTAGTGGAGGACTGGGAGCCGAAATTACGCTACCAGTAGACTCGACCTACGCTGGGCGCTGGGATGCCCTGCTATTTGGCGAAGGGGGGGCGCGCATTCTAGTCTCGGTTAAGCCTGAAGCCATTGAAGCTTGGGAGCACTATCTGGAGACACACCTGCAGACGGCGTGGCAGCGATTGGGCCGGGTGCAAGCTCCAAAATCATCACTGACCTTGAGCACACTTGATAGCAAGCCGGTTTTGGCAGCTTCTTTAAGCACAATGGCGGAAACTTGGGAAACTGCTATCGAAAGGCGGCTGACGGCCTAG